The following coding sequences are from one Anopheles bellator chromosome X, idAnoBellAS_SP24_06.2, whole genome shotgun sequence window:
- the LOC131213525 gene encoding tyramine beta-hydroxylase encodes MMGTTTNGSRPHAPRGWAGRCCCLLLPLVLLLLAYGGPAACYNISTTQLHTLQLDHGPLRLTWMMDWYKRKVLFHVKNPFGRGKYRTFAIGFSARGDRARTDLCVFSFAHGLYQQVHDGYTSRDFGRLYVDTLQHCEVMRVDESSVAFRRKFDTCDPQDVPFHGGTMYVVWLRTPELLDLAANWTRLPNVSRADWGSLPVQLLRADQIRVPEKPSSVRRVEIRLDRVAVPADETTYWCRIQRLEPWLLAAKHHIVQFEPLVRSPALVHHMEVFQCATDPGTDIPLYNGNCRDMPAAGKLCSKVLALWAMGASTFTYPPETGLPIGGPGSNPYIRLEVHFNNPELVADQIDSSGMRLNVVAKLRPHDAAIMELGLEYTDKMAIPPAQVAFPLSGYCIAECTKVALPPAGITVFGSQLHTHLRGVRVLTRHFRGPLELPNLNRDDFFTHHYQDIRQLRYKPRVLPGDALVTTCYYDTRGYDSATLGGFSISDEMCVNYIHYYPATQLELCKSAISEKSLRNYFAYMLEVEKQTEVVPDGARSENYRSIHWTRGRVNELLDVYVSEPLSMQCNRSDGGRFEGFEWEDAPITPFRRPVRLQQPPMVAKYAKDGCTGPPPALRWFKPLAEGHCDRFGECIYAETKQKE; translated from the exons ATGAtgggaaccaccaccaacggatCGCGGCCACATGCCCCACGTGGATGGGCCGGACGGTGCTGCTGTCTGCTGTTGCCACTGGTACTGCTCCTGCTCGCCTACGGAGGTCCTGCGGCCTGCTACA ATATATCGACCACGCAGCTCCACACGCTCCAGCTGGACCATGGGCCACTCCGGTTGACCTGGATGATGGACTGGTACAAGCGGAAGGTGCTGTTCCACGTGAAGAATCCGTTCGGCCGCGGCAAGTACCGGACGTTCGCGATCGGCTTCTCGGCGCGGGGCGACCGGGCCCGCACGGACCTGTGCGTGTTCTCGTTCGCCCACGGGCTCTACCAGCAGGTGCACGACGGGTACACGTCCCGCGACTTTGGCCGCCTGTACGTCGACACGCTCCAGCACTGCGAGGTGATGCGCGTGGACGAGAGCTCGGTCGCGTTCCGGCGCAAGTTCGACACCTGCGACCCGCAGGACGTGCCGTTCCACGGTGGCACCATGTACGTGGTGTGGCTCCGGACACCGGAGCTGCTGGATCTGGCCGCCAACTGGACCCGACTGCCGAACGTGAGCCGCGCCGACTGGGGCTCGCTGCCGGTGCAGCTGCTGCGCGCCGATCAGATCCGGGTGCCGGAGAAGCCGTCCAGTGTGCGGCGGGTCGAGATTCGGCTGGAccgggtggcggtgccggCCGACGAGACGACCTACTGGTGCCGGATACAGCGGCTCGAGCCGTGGCTGCTGGCCGCGAAGCACCACATCGTGCAGTTTGAGCCGCTCGTCCGGAGCCCCGCCCTTGTCCACCACATGGAGGTGTTCCAGTGTGCGACGGATCCGGGCACCGACATCCCGCTCTACAATGGGAACTGCCGGGAcatgccggccgccggcaagcTGTGCTCCAAAGTGCTGGCCCTGTGGGCGATGGGGGCGAGCACGTTCACGTACCCACCCGAAACCGGACTGCCGATCGGGGGGCCCGGCTCCAACCCGTACATCCGGCTGGAGGTTCACTTCAACAACCCGGAACTGGTGGCGGACCAAATCGACAGCTCCGGGATGCGGCTGAACGTGGTGGCGAAGCTGCGGCCGCACGATGCCGCCATCATGGAGCTGGGGCTGGAGTACACGGACAAGATGGCCATACCGCCGGCACAGGTCGCGTTCCCGCTCAGCGGCTACTGCATCGCCGAGTGCACCAAGGTGGCGCTACCCCCGGCCGGTATCACCGTGTTCGGTTCGCAGCTTCACACGCATCTGCGCGGTGTCCGCGTGCTCACACGCCACTTTCGCGGGCCGCTCGAGCTGCCCAACCTTAACCGGGACGACTTCTTCACGCACCACTACCAGGACATCCGCCAGCTACGCTACAAACCGCGCGTTCTCCCG GGTGACGCCCTGGTGACGACCTGCTACTACGATACACGCGGTTACGACTCGGCGACACTCGGTGGCTTTTCGATCAGCGATGAGATGTGCGTCAACTACATCCACTACTACCCGGCGACACAGCTCGAGCTGTGCAAGAGTGCCATTTCCGAAAAGTCGCTTCGCAACTACTTCGCCTACATGCTCGA GGTTGAAAAGCAGACGGAGGTCGTACCGGACGGTGCGCGTTCGGAGAACTATCGCAGCATCCACTGGACGCGGGGCCGCGTTAACGAGCTGCTGGACGTGTACGTGTCCGAACCGCTCAGCATGCAGTGCAACCGCTCGGACGGCGGTCGCTTCGAGGGCTTCGAGTGGGAGGACGCACCGATCACAccgttccggcggccggtccGACTGCAGCAACCACCGATGGTGGCGAAGTACGCGAAGGACGGGTGCACCGGGCCACCGCCCGCCCTGCGCTGGTTCAAGCCGCTGGCCGAGGGCCACTGTGACCGGTTCGGCGAGTGTATCTACGCCGAGACCAAGCAGAAGGAGTAA
- the LOC131213593 gene encoding probable ATP-dependent RNA helicase CG8611 isoform X1 — protein sequence MDLMLSNFIVDGVSGKGPEKTQASVPLRSANIDSGGVPFSISFNKPTPIKAVLARKRPVAKQMTSAKTVDRLEPQKNVISNNKLVKESKTRSPPLEETKSVGKRKRKETDCIGPAKLATESKSSVKRIDKDDSLQQKAKASTFNFTTDTGARVRARKPNIFDRLKTDLPKVEVPMVQPMEENVFSEEPIEALDIHSHTKKNVSDLLHYTHLTMVQSLAIPRLLEGRDALIRAQTGSGKTLAYAIPLVEALHSQRPKTRRTDGILAVVIVPTRELALQTYELLVKLLKPYTWIVSGYLCGGEKRKAEKARLRAGLNILIGTPGRFCDHIRNTESLKLTGVRWLVLDEADRLLELGYEKDVKEIVSTIQRVDADQATVRPEGALQTVLLSATLTSSVKELAGLTLHNPVYIETCNAIRQRQRTAGATSDGATFADHLLNVDECVTIPATVKQRYLVVPPKLRLVTLSGLIAHEQRKKPSKALVFMATQDLVDYHFDIMVEVLTTKRLDSDEELDDEEDEDARQMESGSDGGSVLLPRLAFFKLHGRMTQIERSSVFQAFRKAKAAVLICTDVASRGIDVPCVDLVVQYHAPQILADYVHRVGRTARAGQSGKAVLCVEPSEVEFIKYLADKQIRIQEEKIDGIFVCLGQLLNCGQKRIGKNKEQAAIELQYRFEQLVAKEKELFTSASKAFVSWVRYYSNFPKELRRIFTIRAIHMGHYAKCLGLRDPPKQFMKAHTGPKEQEDEEQQRVRAPGRRSHGAEARRRPAGGGRNGRPATETAGRPHRDLADYARRSRVQNTSEFDSGLGPARKKAKKVVT from the exons ATGGACCTGATGCTGAGCAATTTCATTGTTGACGGTGTTTCTGGGAAGGGTCCTGAAAAG ACACAAGCGAGCGTTCCGCTCAGATCGGCAAATATCGATTCAGGAGGGGTTCCTTTCTCGATAAGCTTCAATAAGCCGACTCCGATCAAGGCAGTGCTAGCCCGAAAGCGACCGGTTGCTAAACAGATGACCTCAGCTAAAACCGTTGATCGGCTCGAGCCACAGAAAAATGTTATCAGTAACAATAAACTAgtgaaagaaagcaaaacgaggTCGCCACCGCTTGAAGAAACCAAGTCCgttgggaaacggaaacgtaaGGAAACGGACTGTATTGGGCCAGCAAAGTTGGCTACCGAATCCAAAAGTTCCGTGAAAAGAATTGATAAGGACGATTCACTGCAACAAAAGGCGAAGGCCTCCACGTTTAACTTTACCACGGATACTGGCGCCAGAGTTCGCGCACGCAAACCTAACATTTTCGATCGCCTGAAAACCGACCTACCAAAGGTGGAGGTACCGATGGTGCAGCCGATGGAAGAGAACGTGTTTAGTGAGGAACCTATCGAAGCGCTCGACATACATTCACACACGAAGAAGAACGTTAGCGATCTGTTGCATTACACGCACCTCACGATGGTACAAAGCTTAGCCATACCACGGTTGCTCGAGGGGCGTGATGCATTGATTCGAGCGCAAACTGGGTCAGGAAAAACGTTGGCCTATGCGATACCGCTCGTTGAAGCACTTCATTCACAGCGGCCGAAAACACGCCGCACCGACGGCATCCTGGCCGTTGTGATTGTGCCGACCCGCGAACTGGCACTGCAAACGTATGAACTGCTGGTGAAGCTGCTAAAACCGTACACTTGGATTGTGTCCGGTTATCTGTGTGGGGGCGAAAAGCGCAAGGCGGAGAAGGCCCGTCTTCGCGCGGGTTTGAATATACTGATCGGGACACCGGGCCGCTTTTGCGATCATATTCGCAATACGGAGTCTCTTAAGCTAACCGGAGTTCGGTGGTTAGTTTTGGACGAAGCCGATCGGTTACTGGAGCTCGGCTACGAGAAGGACGTCAAAGAGATTGTCTCGACGATTCAACGTGTCGACGCTGATCAGGCAACCGTTCGACCGGAGGGTGCACTGCAGACAGTGCTACTGTCTGCCACTTTAACCTCCTCGGTGAAAGAGCTCGCTGGGTTGACGCTGCACAACCCGGTATACATCGAAACGTGTAATGCCATTCGCCAACGGCAACGAACAGCTGGAGCAACAAGTGATGGGGCTACCTTTGCCGACCATCTGCTAAATGTGGACGAATGTGTTACGATTCCTGCGACGGTGAAGCAACGCTATTTGGTAGTACCGCCCAAGCTGCGACTGGTTACGCTCAGTGGCTTGATAGCGCACGAGCAGCGCAAAAAGCCATCCAAGGCTCTTGTGTTTATGGCGACACAGGATTTAGTCGATTATCACTTTGACATTATGGTGGAAGTgttgaccacgaagcggctTGACTCTGATGAAGAACTggacgacgaagaagacgaagatgCACGCCAGATGGAAAGTGGTAGCGATGGGGGCTCTGTGCTGCTGCCACGGTTGGCCTTTTTCAAGCTGCACGGACGCATGACGCAGATTGAGCGAAGTTCGGTGTTTCAGGCGTTCCGCAAAGCGAAAGCCGCCGTGCTTATCTGTACGGATGTGGCCTCACGCGGTATCGATGTGCCCTGCGTTGATCTGGTGGTGCAGTACCATGCGCCGCAAATTCTTGCCGACTATGTGCACCGAGTCGGGCGCACCGCCCGAGCAGGCCAGTCCGGTAAAGCAGTTCTTTGCGTCGAACCATCCGAAGTGGAGTTCATCAAATACCTCGCCGACAAGCAGATTCG GATTCAGGAGGAAAAAATCGACGGAATTTTCGTATGCCTTGGGCAGCTGCTCAACTGTGGGCAGAAACGTATAGGCAAGAACAAGGAACAAGCCGCGATTGAGCTGCAGTACCGTTTCGAGCAGTTGGTCGCCAAGGAAAAAGAACTGTTCACAAGTGCCAGCAAAG CGTTCGTGTCGTGGGTTCGCTACTATTCCAACTTCCCGAAGGAGCTACGCCGTATATTCACGATCCGGGCGATCCACATGGGCCACTACGCCAAGTGTCTGGGGTTGCGCGACCCACCAAAACAGTTCATGAAGGCGCACACTGGCCCGAAGGAGCAAGAGGACGAGGAGCAGCAGAGAGTCCGGGCCCCCGGTAGAAG GTCCCACGGTGCCGAAGCTCGTCGGCGTCCGGCGGGCggtggacggaacggaaggccGGCAACTGagaccgccggccggccgcaccGAGATCTGGCCGACTACGCCCGGCGCTCCCGGGTCCAGAATACGTCCGAGTTCGACAGTGGCCTCGGTCCGGCccgcaaaaaagcgaaaaaagtaGTGACATAA
- the LOC131213593 gene encoding probable ATP-dependent RNA helicase CG8611 isoform X2 gives MTSAKTVDRLEPQKNVISNNKLVKESKTRSPPLEETKSVGKRKRKETDCIGPAKLATESKSSVKRIDKDDSLQQKAKASTFNFTTDTGARVRARKPNIFDRLKTDLPKVEVPMVQPMEENVFSEEPIEALDIHSHTKKNVSDLLHYTHLTMVQSLAIPRLLEGRDALIRAQTGSGKTLAYAIPLVEALHSQRPKTRRTDGILAVVIVPTRELALQTYELLVKLLKPYTWIVSGYLCGGEKRKAEKARLRAGLNILIGTPGRFCDHIRNTESLKLTGVRWLVLDEADRLLELGYEKDVKEIVSTIQRVDADQATVRPEGALQTVLLSATLTSSVKELAGLTLHNPVYIETCNAIRQRQRTAGATSDGATFADHLLNVDECVTIPATVKQRYLVVPPKLRLVTLSGLIAHEQRKKPSKALVFMATQDLVDYHFDIMVEVLTTKRLDSDEELDDEEDEDARQMESGSDGGSVLLPRLAFFKLHGRMTQIERSSVFQAFRKAKAAVLICTDVASRGIDVPCVDLVVQYHAPQILADYVHRVGRTARAGQSGKAVLCVEPSEVEFIKYLADKQIRIQEEKIDGIFVCLGQLLNCGQKRIGKNKEQAAIELQYRFEQLVAKEKELFTSASKAFVSWVRYYSNFPKELRRIFTIRAIHMGHYAKCLGLRDPPKQFMKAHTGPKEQEDEEQQRVRAPGRRSHGAEARRRPAGGGRNGRPATETAGRPHRDLADYARRSRVQNTSEFDSGLGPARKKAKKVVT, from the exons ATGACCTCAGCTAAAACCGTTGATCGGCTCGAGCCACAGAAAAATGTTATCAGTAACAATAAACTAgtgaaagaaagcaaaacgaggTCGCCACCGCTTGAAGAAACCAAGTCCgttgggaaacggaaacgtaaGGAAACGGACTGTATTGGGCCAGCAAAGTTGGCTACCGAATCCAAAAGTTCCGTGAAAAGAATTGATAAGGACGATTCACTGCAACAAAAGGCGAAGGCCTCCACGTTTAACTTTACCACGGATACTGGCGCCAGAGTTCGCGCACGCAAACCTAACATTTTCGATCGCCTGAAAACCGACCTACCAAAGGTGGAGGTACCGATGGTGCAGCCGATGGAAGAGAACGTGTTTAGTGAGGAACCTATCGAAGCGCTCGACATACATTCACACACGAAGAAGAACGTTAGCGATCTGTTGCATTACACGCACCTCACGATGGTACAAAGCTTAGCCATACCACGGTTGCTCGAGGGGCGTGATGCATTGATTCGAGCGCAAACTGGGTCAGGAAAAACGTTGGCCTATGCGATACCGCTCGTTGAAGCACTTCATTCACAGCGGCCGAAAACACGCCGCACCGACGGCATCCTGGCCGTTGTGATTGTGCCGACCCGCGAACTGGCACTGCAAACGTATGAACTGCTGGTGAAGCTGCTAAAACCGTACACTTGGATTGTGTCCGGTTATCTGTGTGGGGGCGAAAAGCGCAAGGCGGAGAAGGCCCGTCTTCGCGCGGGTTTGAATATACTGATCGGGACACCGGGCCGCTTTTGCGATCATATTCGCAATACGGAGTCTCTTAAGCTAACCGGAGTTCGGTGGTTAGTTTTGGACGAAGCCGATCGGTTACTGGAGCTCGGCTACGAGAAGGACGTCAAAGAGATTGTCTCGACGATTCAACGTGTCGACGCTGATCAGGCAACCGTTCGACCGGAGGGTGCACTGCAGACAGTGCTACTGTCTGCCACTTTAACCTCCTCGGTGAAAGAGCTCGCTGGGTTGACGCTGCACAACCCGGTATACATCGAAACGTGTAATGCCATTCGCCAACGGCAACGAACAGCTGGAGCAACAAGTGATGGGGCTACCTTTGCCGACCATCTGCTAAATGTGGACGAATGTGTTACGATTCCTGCGACGGTGAAGCAACGCTATTTGGTAGTACCGCCCAAGCTGCGACTGGTTACGCTCAGTGGCTTGATAGCGCACGAGCAGCGCAAAAAGCCATCCAAGGCTCTTGTGTTTATGGCGACACAGGATTTAGTCGATTATCACTTTGACATTATGGTGGAAGTgttgaccacgaagcggctTGACTCTGATGAAGAACTggacgacgaagaagacgaagatgCACGCCAGATGGAAAGTGGTAGCGATGGGGGCTCTGTGCTGCTGCCACGGTTGGCCTTTTTCAAGCTGCACGGACGCATGACGCAGATTGAGCGAAGTTCGGTGTTTCAGGCGTTCCGCAAAGCGAAAGCCGCCGTGCTTATCTGTACGGATGTGGCCTCACGCGGTATCGATGTGCCCTGCGTTGATCTGGTGGTGCAGTACCATGCGCCGCAAATTCTTGCCGACTATGTGCACCGAGTCGGGCGCACCGCCCGAGCAGGCCAGTCCGGTAAAGCAGTTCTTTGCGTCGAACCATCCGAAGTGGAGTTCATCAAATACCTCGCCGACAAGCAGATTCG GATTCAGGAGGAAAAAATCGACGGAATTTTCGTATGCCTTGGGCAGCTGCTCAACTGTGGGCAGAAACGTATAGGCAAGAACAAGGAACAAGCCGCGATTGAGCTGCAGTACCGTTTCGAGCAGTTGGTCGCCAAGGAAAAAGAACTGTTCACAAGTGCCAGCAAAG CGTTCGTGTCGTGGGTTCGCTACTATTCCAACTTCCCGAAGGAGCTACGCCGTATATTCACGATCCGGGCGATCCACATGGGCCACTACGCCAAGTGTCTGGGGTTGCGCGACCCACCAAAACAGTTCATGAAGGCGCACACTGGCCCGAAGGAGCAAGAGGACGAGGAGCAGCAGAGAGTCCGGGCCCCCGGTAGAAG GTCCCACGGTGCCGAAGCTCGTCGGCGTCCGGCGGGCggtggacggaacggaaggccGGCAACTGagaccgccggccggccgcaccGAGATCTGGCCGACTACGCCCGGCGCTCCCGGGTCCAGAATACGTCCGAGTTCGACAGTGGCCTCGGTCCGGCccgcaaaaaagcgaaaaaagtaGTGACATAA